Proteins encoded by one window of Methanobacterium sp. CWC-01:
- a CDS encoding glycosyltransferase family 4 protein gives MTLLFILTFLATLLFTFFVRKILRDADITDSPIVTEHRHKAGTPTMGGLAMLLGILLAAAVYFTQRNLVLTVIIMMGSGVVGLLDDLLGLKVKELQKVVRNISHQPVEIGRLTLKPKEEARVTTEKAKGDLKTLLNEEKVEVIGEVPIKSEVTERDKIIAQIVISLFLVATGAVSSGVLGFELGILIIPVVIFGVIGSINSVNLIDGMDGLAAGILAIASASCAIITFNNGNLSGALPFVALTGISLGFLVFNRYPASIFMGDTGSFALGAGYITAGFLGDVIYFAVLALAIPIISVIVSLLHRVHVIKLPVEPLHHTLHYKGLSEKKIIAIYWGITFLICIVAITTHQFIS, from the coding sequence ATGACCTTATTATTCATTTTAACCTTCCTGGCCACATTGTTGTTTACCTTCTTTGTAAGAAAGATTTTAAGGGATGCAGATATAACCGACAGCCCCATAGTCACTGAACATCGTCATAAAGCTGGAACCCCCACCATGGGGGGTTTAGCCATGCTCCTTGGCATACTGTTAGCTGCAGCCGTTTATTTCACCCAGAGAAATCTGGTTTTAACCGTCATAATCATGATGGGCTCCGGTGTGGTGGGACTTCTGGACGATCTTTTGGGTCTGAAGGTCAAGGAACTGCAGAAGGTAGTTCGTAACATCAGCCATCAGCCCGTTGAAATTGGCCGATTAACTCTTAAACCTAAAGAAGAAGCCAGAGTAACCACTGAAAAAGCTAAAGGTGATCTTAAAACACTCCTTAATGAGGAAAAAGTTGAAGTCATCGGAGAAGTTCCCATAAAAAGTGAAGTCACTGAACGTGACAAAATAATAGCCCAAATCGTGATATCATTGTTCCTGGTTGCTACTGGAGCGGTGAGCAGCGGAGTTTTAGGTTTTGAGTTGGGAATACTAATTATACCAGTGGTTATCTTTGGAGTCATCGGTTCCATCAATTCTGTAAATCTCATTGATGGCATGGACGGTTTGGCCGCAGGAATCTTAGCCATCGCATCGGCTTCATGCGCCATAATCACATTTAATAATGGAAATTTATCCGGAGCTCTACCCTTCGTGGCTCTGACCGGGATTTCCCTCGGTTTCCTGGTTTTTAACCGTTACCCGGCCAGTATCTTCATGGGAGATACTGGATCCTTTGCATTGGGGGCGGGATATATTACTGCCGGTTTTCTGGGAGATGTGATATACTTCGCAGTGTTGGCCCTGGCCATACCCATCATTTCCGTGATAGTAAGTCTTCTGCACCGTGTCCATGTCATAAAACTTCCCGTGGAACCTCTACATCACACTTTACACTATAAAGGTCTCTCTGAAAAGAAGATAATAGCCATTTACTGGGGCATTACCTTCCTGATCTGCATCGTGGCCATCACCACTCACCAATTCATAAGTTAG
- a CDS encoding Mur ligase family protein, with amino-acid sequence MDRTSEKPFRNSFKNQENVFGVLGVCGIVGNLAARVLMDHGWEVLGSDLESSEKCQYLYTLKDYNIPLYLSGHPEEFFEKSDYLIPPPSLPKDSDTFRKLESSGKILEINDIINGIKPEKPVICITGTNGKTTTTHLLKHIARVAGLKTTEHGFKSLQGNIDYIPPLQARLDGDIAVLETGTEGTPGDLRFTVEKCKPSCGVLTNINPDHLSQDADFLRYARIKGELLEELQEGMAVINCDDPTIWGLLKEVDYQGKVITIGVEDHPSRISTKKCWCGEELLLGETISGVGYYRCECGLERPRPDYRANNITPHSFLLHTPHGTHTIKMGIMGLHNVYNAMGSIVVALEFLKIPLDDIKKGLETFKGVPGRLEYVKSLPNTDFIVDYAHNPSGVETVLQELKKIYPKVAVIITVSSESQESGDLEILEKALYLADFIIPASFFSRKAAEKYISREEIITTDIEPVEFREGTLGATCEQVLEGLKKATGCNVDAIVCIGEAAIKYKDEINTYLSRK; translated from the coding sequence ATGGATAGAACCAGTGAAAAACCCTTTAGAAACTCATTTAAGAATCAGGAAAATGTTTTTGGAGTTCTGGGAGTATGTGGAATAGTCGGGAACCTGGCGGCCAGGGTCCTTATGGATCATGGATGGGAAGTTTTGGGAAGTGATCTTGAGTCTTCTGAGAAATGCCAGTACCTATATACTTTAAAAGATTATAACATTCCCCTTTACCTATCTGGGCACCCTGAAGAGTTTTTCGAAAAATCTGACTACCTTATACCTCCACCCAGCCTTCCCAAGGACTCAGATACCTTTCGAAAGTTGGAAAGTTCTGGGAAGATCCTTGAAATTAATGATATCATTAATGGGATAAAACCAGAAAAACCGGTTATATGTATTACCGGGACCAATGGCAAAACCACCACCACCCATCTATTAAAACACATAGCAAGGGTTGCCGGACTAAAAACTACAGAGCACGGTTTTAAGAGCCTTCAGGGCAACATAGACTACATTCCACCCTTACAGGCTCGTTTGGATGGCGATATTGCAGTACTGGAAACTGGAACCGAAGGCACCCCTGGTGATCTTAGATTCACAGTGGAAAAATGTAAACCCTCCTGTGGAGTCCTGACCAACATAAATCCGGACCATCTTAGCCAGGATGCAGACTTTTTAAGATACGCACGTATAAAAGGGGAACTCCTGGAAGAACTCCAGGAAGGAATGGCAGTCATTAACTGCGACGACCCCACCATATGGGGCCTTCTAAAAGAGGTAGACTACCAGGGTAAGGTTATAACCATTGGAGTGGAAGATCATCCTTCCCGTATTTCCACTAAAAAATGCTGGTGTGGAGAAGAACTGCTACTGGGAGAGACCATATCCGGGGTTGGTTACTATCGCTGTGAATGTGGCTTGGAACGTCCCCGACCAGATTACCGTGCCAACAACATTACTCCCCACAGTTTCCTCTTACACACACCCCATGGAACTCATACAATAAAAATGGGGATAATGGGATTACACAATGTATACAATGCCATGGGAAGCATAGTAGTAGCCCTAGAATTTTTAAAAATACCATTAGATGATATTAAAAAAGGCCTGGAAACCTTTAAAGGCGTACCTGGACGTCTGGAATACGTAAAATCATTACCAAACACTGATTTCATTGTGGACTATGCTCATAATCCCTCTGGAGTGGAAACCGTTCTACAGGAACTTAAAAAGATCTATCCCAAAGTGGCAGTGATCATCACGGTCTCTTCCGAATCCCAAGAATCTGGTGACCTTGAAATATTAGAAAAAGCACTATATTTGGCAGATTTTATAATCCCTGCTTCCTTCTTTTCTCGTAAAGCAGCGGAAAAGTATATCTCTCGAGAGGAAATAATTACTACCGATATTGAACCAGTTGAATTCAGGGAAGGAACCCTGGGAGCAACTTGTGAACAGGTTCTGGAAGGGTTGAAAAAGGCCACCGGTTGCAATGTTGATGCTATCGTCTGTATCGGAGAAGCAGCCATCAAATATAAAGATGAAATAAATACTTATTTATCACGAAAATAA
- a CDS encoding Mur ligase family protein — MKKLNTTYLAFQVQGKLIGRDRPIKGIFNILKDAKEGDVVIRHWIDVSGVDIAASKGVACIVTQEARGDAIYKAKELDMCLIITEKIEYANAFALRWAIKTFAPETLRVVITGTNGKSTTSHMIHNILQVAGFKSHTNTDSLSEFNTLIDPMVAKQIGESKDLETLVLEVSEVQGWEDRIMTDHAFLMTQAIQPQVLVFTNVSMDHINLVNSIEDAYREISGALRNFKGNAVVLNADDPLLMKMKDMVPSEAEIVTFGNGGRVENKDEGIFLDGDILLKPEELPFHSPHFLQNTMAAIAACKALNIKNKFIKNGVKSYQALKRRFTILNRRPLIIDDFAHNPEGIKATIKSAAELSKHQFYIVCSIRGSRGNDINEINAMAIAQSLKGLNYTLILTSSQEVVDQANWVQEEEKKVFIEVLKKEGIQYTHHPQLSTALFEAVEMSSSDDTILLIGAQGMDPASDVLEKFKEQGIMK; from the coding sequence ATGAAAAAATTAAACACCACCTATCTGGCCTTTCAGGTTCAGGGAAAACTTATAGGCAGGGATCGTCCTATTAAAGGGATTTTTAACATTCTTAAAGATGCCAAAGAGGGTGATGTGGTAATCAGACACTGGATAGATGTTTCTGGAGTTGATATAGCTGCTAGTAAAGGCGTGGCATGCATAGTGACCCAAGAAGCCCGTGGAGACGCCATTTATAAGGCAAAAGAGCTTGATATGTGCCTTATTATTACCGAAAAGATCGAGTATGCCAATGCATTTGCTCTCCGCTGGGCCATAAAGACTTTTGCACCTGAAACCCTGCGGGTGGTAATTACCGGGACTAATGGAAAGTCCACCACGAGTCACATGATACATAACATACTCCAAGTAGCAGGATTTAAAAGCCACACTAATACCGATTCCCTATCTGAGTTTAACACCCTTATTGACCCCATGGTAGCAAAACAGATCGGCGAAAGTAAGGATCTGGAGACTCTGGTTTTGGAGGTTTCAGAAGTGCAGGGATGGGAAGACAGGATCATGACTGATCACGCCTTTTTAATGACACAGGCCATTCAACCCCAGGTTCTGGTATTCACCAACGTGTCCATGGACCATATCAACCTGGTGAACTCCATTGAAGATGCTTACCGGGAAATTTCAGGTGCTCTGCGGAATTTCAAGGGGAATGCTGTGGTTTTAAATGCAGATGACCCCCTGCTTATGAAGATGAAGGATATGGTGCCTTCCGAAGCGGAGATTGTAACTTTTGGAAATGGTGGTAGGGTAGAGAATAAGGATGAGGGAATATTTTTGGATGGAGATATATTATTAAAACCAGAAGAACTGCCATTTCATAGTCCCCACTTCCTCCAGAACACCATGGCAGCCATTGCTGCTTGTAAAGCTTTAAATATTAAAAATAAATTCATAAAAAATGGAGTTAAGTCTTATCAGGCCCTTAAAAGAAGGTTTACCATTTTAAATAGGAGACCACTCATAATAGATGATTTCGCCCACAACCCGGAGGGTATTAAAGCCACCATAAAAAGTGCGGCTGAACTATCCAAACACCAGTTTTACATAGTATGTTCGATTAGAGGATCTCGTGGGAATGATATAAATGAGATTAATGCTATGGCAATTGCCCAATCTCTTAAAGGTCTGAACTACACCCTTATTTTAACCAGTAGCCAGGAAGTGGTGGACCAGGCAAACTGGGTACAGGAGGAGGAGAAAAAGGTATTTATAGAGGTACTGAAAAAGGAAGGTATCCAATACACTCATCATCCCCAGTTAAGCACTGCCCTCTTTGAAGCCGTGGAAATGTCCAGTTCAGATGATACCATATTATTAATAGGTGCCCAGGGTATGGACCCTGCTTCTGATGTTCTAGAGAAATTTAAAGAGCAAGGCATAATGAAGTAG